One Cardiocondyla obscurior isolate alpha-2009 linkage group LG25, Cobs3.1, whole genome shotgun sequence genomic window, AAGCAGTAAAGAAAAatgacataattattaaaaagacaaATGAGAAAACAGCTTTGATTAAGCAGGAAATTAAAGCAGATGAAAATACACTGTCTTGGTGCAAAAATTTGGAAGAGGAACAAAAATCTAAAACTCGAGAATATAATGAACAACTAACAGAAAATCCACATAATGTTGAACTTTGGCTACAATACATCGATTTTCaagtactttttttaataacatacattttttaaatattttaattattaataacattattatatttaaatgcgtCATGTAAAGttaaactaatattttaataaaaatgttacaggATATTCTGGCTCATTATCAAAGGCATCAATTAGCCAAAGATAATTATCGAACtacattaatgaaaaaattatctattgTTGAAAAAGCACTGGAGAAAAATACAGATTCTaaggatttattaatattaaaattacgttttatgACAGAGTTAACACCATCTGATGAATTGTCAAATCAGTTGGAGGTATTAGTTAATAAAGATTCAGGGAATATCGTCCTATGGCAGCATTTTATTATGGTCACTCAAGGTTCAGTCGCGATGTGTACTGTACCACGAGTGTTggagttatattttaaatgcttctGTGTTTTGAGACAACGCGCGAGAACAAATCCTTCCGTCTTCGATACACAATTGCTTTGTAAGTTTTTGcctgaattaatatttcaattttattaaatatttttttcattgaattaatttaatgtattgttttatttagaTATGCTATATCAATGCTTAATTTTTCTGAGACATACAGGATTATGGGAACAAATGTGGGAAACAATAcgattaaatctaaatttaaatctgAACTTAAGCAGATCTAGTTTATCCTTTCAAGGATCAATAGATGAGAAGAAATTAAGTAAGTATAACATTGTAAATCACAATGAagaaacttaataaaataatgatagtaataataaatatgtgatTTTTAGTTGGAATGGAAGAAATGATATTAATGTCCGGATTGCCATTAAATCAACTATGGCAAAGAACAGAGTCATTAAGAGAAAATTGTCATTGGATTAGCGTTAGTAGAGACGAGTTAGAATTGGTTGGAGATTCTAGAAGATTTATTTTACCCGAAGACGTAGCAGACTTTGTTCATCCAATTCTTTCTCGtaattcaaattttcaaatGGCCATCTATTCTCTTTTGTGTTTGAAAGTACCACTTTTACCTTGCCGAGATTACTACATGAaagtatgtaaaataattttaaagatcataaagcttaaaaaaaattaaaattacacaattacgagcatagaaattataaaaacattttttattttgtaggaATTGTCATTGAAAAACTTTCACTGGGGCATAGAATGTGTAGAAATGTTACTTCCATTCATGTATCCTATGGTAGGTGAAATGGCTGGTCacgatgaaagaaaagaattattgaAAGATGTTCTCGAAGGACGTTTAACGTCGGGTCCTCAATATCTAAAATTTCATCCGGCACAGGAACCATACCTAGAATTTATACGCAAGATATTTCATGCAATCGCAGAAAGTTTACCTTCGTTGCAACGGACAAGTATATATGTCTGGTGGTTGCGTTTAGAAAGATTATTGGTTTTCCTCAGCAAAGACGAACCTTTAAAACATGATAATAAGTAggatttatttgtattattaaaattaattagttttatttccgcatgcgaaattaataaagttttttttttattacagaggaaaaaaattgagagCAACATTAAaggaatttttgaaaaagaatgaaaatagaaataatttgtatttctaTAAGGAATATGCTTTAATAGAATTGGAGATGGGCCGATTCAGTAATTGCATGAACATTCTTGAGACTGCTATTCAGTCTCAAGGAACATGCCCATCTGCAATTATCGATGTTTACGAGAGAGCAGCactttttaatgtatatagaACGTTCATCGAAACCTTACTTGACATTAGAACATATAACGAGTCACATAGAAAATGGATATTAAAAGTCTTTAGTCAAATGGTATCTACTAAGACGGATGAAAATCAAGAATCATTGATTGAAACATATTTACATTCGAGTGTACAAGACTTTTTACAAGTTCCTCTcgatgaaaaggaaaaagatattttctttttgtcgaaTTTAGAATGTGACGCAATCGTATGTTATGCATATTTTCTGTATATCAAAGACAACGATATTCAACCTGTTgtcaatatattaaaagattgTATCGACCATTCTAAGAACTATCCTTATTTACAGGTACTTACATTCTATAATATCTATAACATTCTATAagcaagtaaaaattatttttaatatataaacgtaagttaaaataattatatacaattttaaaatacttttaggAAATGTTGTACGAAAGTCTAATTGCAATTCTACAATTGGATAACCATCGAACTCGGAACGTGCAAATCCCGTTGAAAGAGACTCTTAGTAAAGCTTTAAATCTATATCCAAATAACGTTTATGTTTTATCTGTATTTGCTGGTATAGAGGTAATacattatatttcattaacattatacattaaaataatttctataacgcgattttaaatctataataaaattacaaaataattatttcagagTGACCTACCGACTTGGAGATTTAGGAGTAGAAGCACTGAAATTGAGTTATGGCGAGCCATAGCGATGTGCTTGGCGGCACGTAGACGCATTAGTCTTCTAActaaatttaatcattttgaTGCAGTAAATGCCGCGCTGAATAAACTATTATCATTTCATCAAACACTCtcaaagtataataaaaattaatttttacgaatcgccaattctattataaatataatttgcactTAATGTATCAcatatataacataaaattatttttaggacACCATCGACTCGATATTGTCCATTGCTATGGAGACTAAATATGCTTCTTTTGCGCGAGCATAATTTATGTGAgaaaaaaggggaagaaatTTATCAC contains:
- the LOC139111837 gene encoding nuclear exosome regulator NRDE2 is translated as MSLFPAYSNDQSKSASCDNTDDISKEWLSNSSFQTQIPKKELPDLYSSSDESLHESSLNVEKLVTPEKTPQNTKVDVKQRANKEQKVERKKHKCDSKRYKPEYELDVKDLYFEDRHRDKGNNNINTFCSRVRPFYDVSAKSLGYVKHEQLKKDLSHRYYTKNIDSAEAVKKNDIIIKKTNEKTALIKQEIKADENTLSWCKNLEEEQKSKTREYNEQLTENPHNVELWLQYIDFQDILAHYQRHQLAKDNYRTTLMKKLSIVEKALEKNTDSKDLLILKLRFMTELTPSDELSNQLEVLVNKDSGNIVLWQHFIMVTQGSVAMCTVPRVLELYFKCFCVLRQRARTNPSVFDTQLLYMLYQCLIFLRHTGLWEQMWETIRLNLNLNLNLSRSSLSFQGSIDEKKLIGMEEMILMSGLPLNQLWQRTESLRENCHWISVSRDELELVGDSRRFILPEDVADFVHPILSRNSNFQMAIYSLLCLKVPLLPCRDYYMKELSLKNFHWGIECVEMLLPFMYPMVGEMAGHDERKELLKDVLEGRLTSGPQYLKFHPAQEPYLEFIRKIFHAIAESLPSLQRTSIYVWWLRLERLLVFLSKDEPLKHDNKGKKLRATLKEFLKKNENRNNLYFYKEYALIELEMGRFSNCMNILETAIQSQGTCPSAIIDVYERAALFNVYRTFIETLLDIRTYNESHRKWILKVFSQMVSTKTDENQESLIETYLHSSVQDFLQVPLDEKEKDIFFLSNLECDAIVCYAYFLYIKDNDIQPVVNILKDCIDHSKNYPYLQEMLYESLIAILQLDNHRTRNVQIPLKETLSKALNLYPNNVYVLSVFAGIESDLPTWRFRSRSTEIELWRAIAMCLAARRRISLLTKFNHFDAVNAALNKLLSFHQTLSKTPSTRYCPLLWRLNMLLLREHNLCEKKGEEIYHESVTQCPWARSIYIDAAEVAPQLLTQIQDVIREKELRMHVTPEELDILRG